In Microplitis mediator isolate UGA2020A chromosome 2, iyMicMedi2.1, whole genome shotgun sequence, a single window of DNA contains:
- the LOC130663658 gene encoding speckle-type POZ protein-like — translation MNINRGYSRREMLSLTYEWKIEEFTNLIKSSHNNRNSITLRSPLFSTGAKVGDSWYLKLILKNKKSRNANYISVFLETNNKNKEISAKFTLYILKNDRLKYCVHESDTKIFGYDPDWGYSQFIEKKKLLDGSKDFLPMDTLTLCVDLTVFGDYETTANNFPVKSSKHIVDDFKKLFESKLGSDVVLIVGNKKIKAHKSILIARSPILAAMFTQDMYENLNSEATITDLDPDIVEKMLEFIYTDQVTDLDVDAGYLLEAADKYQLQKLKELCEESLSRSITVNNAVEVMILADRQNAQDLMDYAAQFIAINITSVIETDEYKNIENKNPVLSALLIKKLAAINSDRGQRLK, via the exons atgaatataaacAGAGGTTACTCAAGAAGAGAAATGCTGAGTCTTACGTACGAATGGAAGATTGAAGAATTTACAAACTTAATTAAATCTTCTCACAATAATAGAAATAGTATTACACTTAGATCCCCGTTATTTTCAACGGGTGCTAAGGTTGGAGATTCatggtatttaaaattaatcttgaaaaataaaaagtccaGAAATGCAAATTACATATCAGTATTTTTGGAAACAAATAACAAAAACAAGGAAATAAGTGCAAAATTCacgttatatattttaaaaaatgatagatTAAAATATTGTGTTCACGAGAgtgatacaaaaatttttggatatgATCCTGACTGGGGTTATTCACAGTTTATTGAAAAGAAGAAATTACTAGATGGTAGCAAGGATTTTTTACCGATGGATACTCTAACACTGTGTGTTGATCTAACTGTGTTCGGTGATTATGAGACGACCGCCAATAATTTTCCAGTAAAATCTTCTAAACATATAGTTGATGATTTCAAGAAACTTTTTGAAAGCAAATTAGGCAGTGATGTGGTTCTGATAGtcggcaataaaaaaatcaaagctCATAAAAGCATTCTCATTGCACGGAGCCCAATACTCGCTGCGATGTTCACTCAGGAcatgtatgaaaatttaaatagtgaAGCTACAATAACTGATCTTGATCCAGATATAGTCGAAAAAATGCTGGAATTCATTTATACAGACCAAGTCACTGATCTCGACGTCGATGCTGGTTATTTATTAGAAGCTGCGGATAAGTATCAGCTTcagaaattaaaagaattgtGTGAAGAATCGCTGAGCAGATCGATAACTGTTAATAATGCTGTTGAAGTGATGATTTTAGCCGATCGACAAAATGCTCAAGACTTAATGGATTACGCTGCTCAATTTATTGCTATAAACATTACGAGTGTAATCGAAACTGAcgagtataaaaatattgaaaataaaaatccagttTTATCAGcattattgattaaaaaattagcagCTATCAATTCCGATCGTGG gcaAAGATTAAAATGA
- the LOC130662933 gene encoding ankyrin-3-like produces MRTRSAKKMLPSEMAATEEPPSKKTKYSKLRNKIPDEEMDVDIDPDLTLPVAIKNDDIKAIDYLLNKKIDVDINQESSPPALHLAVETKNLEIINKLVDHKADIGIIYENKTALHLAVEQGNKAMIEILLKTKKNKSKVNARAKGHPTPLNVAIKSGNFEIFQLLINSGAYIKQIIRGDNPLHYTAQNNAVEIAEYLISQGAKVDTDMKNKLSPFHHCTPLHVAINCGSFEVAQLLINKQASVHAKTTWGKKPLDLAIEKGNYRIFKLLVDSGATVDLSYKNMNRLHWAAYHNSLEIAQYLFSIGDDIHFNCFYRWSDFYQYTPLHVAIQQGSVKVAQFLLSKGADVNICGKNGESPLTIAIEKKNFKLFQLLLDTGAEINDCPNKILPLHQAVAVSNVDVTKFFLERGVDVNVICKCLVSKYSDCTPLQLAVSTENLEIINLLLKHKADVNISTEKLGSPTGIAVDRNNYELYELLLKAGADINKPSNMTLLHRAVGANNYRIANDLIKLGADVNAINRSGTSKYSGCSPLQISIMNENKKIATLLLEKQAKVDDEKFVKTPLGIACEWGNFELVKILVNAGADINKISNHAMPLYWAVDKPNYQIVKYLIDRNAHVNIIYNGTTLLYRAVESESIKIVEFLLKNGAEVNAINDYGETSLTVAVNKDNLELVKILINAGAQVNLSNDKNYSPLHWAVQRSNYSTTQYLIEQGAEINSIRFGTTPLTIACDNGRKDIVELLIKSGAIIDDKRVYRTALGIACEQANFDLVELLVNFGASVDLLSGNGTPLCWAVNSKNFNIVKYLIDHGVEDIDARWHGTTPLYLAIVNQDLKIVKLLLEHRATVNKVNKNGTTALGLAIKTSNLELFELILHAEGTDINAPCHDNRRPLEIVAQNHDVALMKLLINHRANFDFITKENLKFIFHVLHVGNIEMLMLILSENVDINCRDLNNETLLFSAIRQRSFEKTELILMSEDFVNINDVPQSESALHEAGKFGDANAFVLNLLLNAGADVNLVNRGNQTAINTTNFERNKKIIREHIVKLKAAGWSLINQNLKAIIGKGLDDFYIDCLKEIELMKNFKIDQTIMSYYDVLRINHHEIAVKSNNFNEGSLNEKELQLQFPLYGQIIYYRLFKSLQRNKLLDMSTNVFGTLFSGQLPFDVIRAINPYLNNRDLKMLSQC; encoded by the coding sequence ATGAGAACTAGAAGTGCCAAAAAAATGTTGCCGTCTGAAATGGCGGCAACGGAAGAACCGCCaagtaaaaaaactaaatattccAAACTCCGTAATAAAATACCAGATGAAGAAATGGATGTTGATATTGATCCAGACTTAACTCTTCCTGTTGCGATTAAAAATGACGACATCAAAGCAATTGactatttattgaataaaaaaattgacgttGACATTAATCAAGAGTCTTCTCCACCAGCTCTCCATTTAGccgttgaaacaaaaaacttggagataattaataagttagtTGACCATAAAGCCGACATTGgcattatttatgaaaataaaacagCTTTGCATCTTGCTGTTGAACAAGGGAACAAAGCAATGATCGAAATACTtctgaaaactaaaaaaaataaaagtaaagtaaaCGCAAGAGCTAAAGGTCATCCGACACCTCTTAATGTGGCCATCAAGTCCGGTAactttgagatatttcaactATTGATAAACTCTGGAGCATACATCAAACAAATTATTCGTGGAGATAATCCACTGCACTATACAGCCCAAAATAATGCTGTCGAAATAGCTGAGTATTTAATTAGCCAAGGAGCTAAAGTTGATACtgacatgaaaaataaattgtcgcCATTTCATCATTGCACACCATTACACGTCGCCATTAACTGTGGAAGTTTTGAAGTGgctcaattattaataaacaaacaagCCAGCGTTCACGCTAAGACAACATGGGGTAAAAAACCACTAGACTTAGCGATCGAAAAAGGCAATTATCggatattcaaattattagttGACTCCGGAGCGACTGTGGATTtgtcctacaaaaatatgaatcGATTACATTGGGCAGCTTATCATAATTCATTGGAAATCGCTCAGTATTTATTTTCCATAGGAGATGACATACATTTTAATTGTTTCTACAGATGGTCGGATTTTTATCAGTATACTCCATTACATGTGGCTATTCAGCAAGGAAGTGTCAAAGTTGCTCAATTCCTTCTTAGTAAAGGTGCTGATGTTAACATTTGTGGAAAAAACGGTGAATCACCGCTTACAATtgccattgaaaaaaaaaattttaaactatttcAGTTACTGTTAGATACTGGAGctgaaataaatgattgtccgaataaaattttacctttaCATCAAGCTGTCGCTGTAAGTAATGTCGACGttacgaaattttttctcgaacGTGGAGTTGATGTTAATGTAATATGTAAATGTCTAGTATCTAAATATTCAGATTGCACGCCGCTGCAACTTGCAGTAAGCACAGAAAATCTggaaatcataaatttattactgaaACATAAAGCGGATGTTAATATCAGCACTGAAAAATTAGGATCACCCACTGGAATAGCTGTGGATCGGAATAATTATGAGTTGTACGAGTTGTTATTAAAAGCTGGTGCAGATATTAATAAACCTTCGAATATGACACTGTTACATAGAGCTGTTGGTGCAAACAATTATCGTATAGCTAATGATTTAATCAAACTCGGTGCAGATGTTAATGCAATTAATCGATCTGGAACTTCAAAGTACAGCGGTTGCTCACCGTTACAAATTTCAATTAtgaatgagaataaaaaaatcgcaACATTACTTCTTGAAAAACAGGCAAAAGTTGATGATGAAAAGTTTGTTAAAACTCCACTTGGTATCGCTTGTGAGTGGGGTAATTTTGAATTGGTCAAGATACTTGTCAACGCAGGCGCtgacattaataaaatttctaaccACGCGATGCCATTGTATTGGGCCGTTGATAAACCAAACTATCAAatcgttaaatatttaattgaccGCAATGCtcatgttaatattatttataacggTACAACTTTACTCTATCGCGCTGTAGAAAgtgaatctataaaaatagttgaatttttgcttaaaaatgGTGCCGAAGTTAATGCAATTAATGATTATGGTGAAACATCTCTTACCGTAGCTgttaataaagataatttgGAGCTGGTTAAAATTCTAATCAATGCCGGAGCTCAGGTGAATTTAAgtaatgacaaaaattattcacCATTACACTGGGCCGTTCAGCGTAGCAACTATAGTACGACTCAATATTTAATCGAACAAGGAGCTGAAATTAATAGTATTCGCTTTGGTACAACGCCACTGACTATTGCTTGTGACAATGGAAGAAAAGATATCGTTGAGCTTTTGATTAAAAGTGGAGCTATCATCGATGATAAAAGGGTATACAGGACAGCTCTCGGCATAGCATGTGAGCAGGCTAATTTCGATTTAGTTGAGTTACTAGTAAACTTTGGAGCGAGTGTTGATCTTCTTTCTGGTAATGGGACTCCGTTATGTTGGGCGgttaattcgaaaaatttcaacattgttaagtatttaattgatCACGGAGTTGAAGATATTGATGCTCGTTGGCATGGTACTACTCCATTGTACTTAGCAATTGTAAATCAAGACCTAAAAATAGTTAAACTCTTACTTGAACACCGAGCTACAGTTaataaagtgaataaaaatggTACAACAGCTCTTGGATTGGCTATTAAGACTAGTAATTtggaattatttgaattgatATTACATGCTGAGGGTACAGATATAAATGCACCGTGTCACGATAATCGAAGGCCATTAGAAATTGTAGCGCAGAATCACGATGTAGCTTTGATGAagcttttaattaatcatcgagctaattttgattttataactaaagaaaacctgaaatttatttttcatgttttaCACGTAGGGAATATCGAAATGCTTATGCTAATATTATCTGAAAATGTTGACATTAATTGCAGAGATCTTAATAATGAAACACTCTTATTTTCTGCTATTAGACAGAgatcatttgaaaaaactgaacTCATACTTATGAGTGAAGATTTTGTCAATATTAATGATGTACCCCAGAGCGAGTCTGCGCTTCATGAGGCTGGTAAATTCGGAGATGCAAATGCGTTTGTATTGAATCTTTTATTAAATGCTGGAGCTGATGTTAATCTTGTTAATAGAGGCAATCAAACGGCTATAAATACAACAAATTTtgagagaaacaaaaaaattattagagaaCACATAGTAAAATTGAAGGCCGCCGGTTGGTCTTTaatcaatcaaaatttaaaggCAATCATCGGAAAAGGATTGGACGATTTTTACATTGATTGTTTGAAAGAAATAGaactgatgaaaaattttaaaattgatcagACTATCATGAGTTACTACGATGTTTTGCGTATTAATCACCATGAAATCGCggttaaatcaaataattttaacgagggatctttaaatgaaaaagagtTGCAGTTACAATTCCCTTTGTATGGTCAGATAATTTACTATCGTTTATTTAAAAGCTTACAAAGAAATAAATTGCTAGACATGAGCACTAATGTATTTGGTACATTATTTTCTGGTCAACTTCCGTTCGATGTTATAAGAGCAATTAATCCTTATTTAAACAATAGAGATCTCAAAATGTTATCTCAGTgctaa
- the LOC130663656 gene encoding speckle-type POZ protein-like, which produces MDESVDFKMERGYSHSKQYSIIYEWEIDKISTFIEMSHCSYKPFILKSSKFSTGSSIGDSWYLQLTIEGGAEFMPLGAHLAVLAVKLISDIENKEIKAKYLIYMLNNKKEKFTTKFGTLNHPYSKPAYGQMITDPDYSDPDDKTDPFSNYINIEQLFKYKDTLLPNDTLTLCVDLTVYDDREVSSIAAISLKTPQHHLADYLKDLLDTGTKSDVVITVGDKKFQAHKLILGTRSPVFDAIFSHDMKEKKENEIEIPDVDPEIFKKLLEFIYTDKVSDLDDNAEELLEVADKYQLQLLKDMCTVSLSQTIDVENAIPIMLFADRNNVQQLIEYAEKFIIINFQKIKKTKEYEALETSHPSLFLAILKKCAAENKI; this is translated from the coding sequence aTGGATGAAAGTGTTGATTTCAAAATGGAAAGGGGTTATTCCCATTCAAAGCAGTACTCAATTATTTACGAATgggaaattgataaaatatcaaCGTTTATTGAAATGTCTCATTGTTCTTACAAACCTTTTATATTGAAATCATCTAAATTTTCAACTGGTTCAAGTATTGGAGATTCATGGTACTTGCAATTAACGATAGAAGGTGGAGCAGAATTTATGCCTCTTGGCGCTCATCTAGCCGTTTTAGCAGTAAAATTGATATCAGATATTGAAAACAAAGAGATAAAAGCAAAGTATTTGAtttatatgttaaataataaaaaggaaaaatttacAACCAAGTTTGGAACCCTAAATCATCCCTACTCCAAGCCAGCTTATGGGCAAATGATAACAGATCCGGATTATTCTGATCCTGATGATAAAACTGATCCTTTCTCGAATTATATCAACATAGAACaactatttaaatacaaagatACGCTTTTACCAAATGATACTTTAACATTATGTGTTGATTTAACTGTGTACGATGATCGTGAAGTATCAAGTATTGCCGCAATTTCATTGAAAACTCCACAGCATCATCTTGCTGATTACTTGAAAGATCTTTTGGATACTGGAACAAAAAGTGATGTTGTTATAACAGTCGGTGATAAAAAGTTTCAAGCACATAAACTCATTTTAGGAACTCGTAGTCCTGTATTTGATGCGATCTTTTCACATGACATgaaagaaaagaaagaaaatgaaatagaAATACCAGATGTTGAtcctgaaatatttaaaaaacttctcGAATTTATTTACACAGATAAAGTCAGTGACTTGGATGACAATGCTGAAGAATTATTGGAAGTTGcagataaatatcaattacaaTTACTTAAAGATATGTGTACAGTTTCTTTATCTCAAACAATAGATGTTGAAAATGCCATACCAATAATGCTATTTGCCGATCGCAATAATGTCCAACAGTTGATAGAATAcgctgaaaaatttatcataattaattttcagaaaataaaaaaaactaaggaATACGAAGCACTGGAAACTTCTCATCCATCTTTATTTTTggctattttaaaaaaatgtgcagctgaaaataaaatttga
- the LOC130663657 gene encoding speckle-type POZ protein B-like gives MNINRGYSRRKKLSLTYEWKIEEFTSLIKSAHSNKNDITLKSPSFSTGAKVGDSWCLELILHNEKSKNTNFISVFLETNNKNKEISAKFTLYILKNDRLKYYVREGDTKILGNDPDWGYSQFIEKKKLLDGSKDFLPMDTLTLCVDLTVYGDYETTAINFPVKSSKHIVDDFKELFESKLGSDVVLIVGNKKIKAHKSILIARSPILAAMFTHEMYENLNNEATITDVDPDIIEKMLEFIYTDQVTDLDVDAGYLLEAADKYQLQKLKELCEESLSRSITVNNAVEVLILADRQNAPDLLDYAAQFIAINITSVIKTDEYKNIETKNTVLSALLIKKLAAINSDRGQKIK, from the exons atgaatataaacAGAGGTTACTCAAGAAGAAAAAAGCTGAGTCTTACATACGAATGGAAGATTGAAGAATTTACATCCTTAATTAAATCTGCTCacagtaataaaaatgatattacaCTTAAATCCCCGTCATTTTCAACGGGTGCAAAGGTTGGAGACTCGTGGTGTTTAGAATTAATCTTACATAATGAAAAGtccaaaaatacaaattttatatcagtATTTTTAGAAACAAATAACAAAAACAAGGAAATAAGTGCAAAATTCacgttatatattttaaaaaatgatagattaaaatattatgttcGCGAGGgtgatacaaaaattttgggaaatgaTCCTGACTGGGGTTATTCACAGTTTATTGAAAAGAAGAAATTACTGGATGGTAGCAAGGATTTTTTACCGATGGATACTCTAACACTGTGTGTTGATCTAACTGTGTACGGTGATTATGAGACGACCGCCATTAATTTTCCAGTAAAATCTTCTAAACATATAGTTGATGATTTCAAGGAACTTTTTGAAAGCAAATTAGGCAGTGATGTGGTTCTGATAGtcggcaataaaaaaatcaaagctCATAAAAGCATTCTCATTGCACGGAGCCCAATACTCGCTGCGATGTTCACTCACGaaatgtatgaaaatttaaataatgaagcTACAATAACTGATGTTGATCCAGatataatcgaaaaaatgctGGAATTCATTTATACAGACCAAGTCACTGATCTCGACGTCGATGCTGGTTATTTATTAGAAGCTGCGGATAAGTATCAGCTTcagaaattaaaagaattgtGTGAAGAATCGCTGAGCAGATCGATAACTGTTAATAATGCTGTTGAAGTGTTGATTTTAGCCGATCGACAAAATGCTCCAGACTTGTTGGATTACGCTGCTCAATTTATTGCTATAAACATTACGAGTGTAATCAAAACTGAcgagtataaaaatattgaaactaAAAATACAGTTTTATCAGcattattgattaaaaaattagcagCTATCAATTCCGATCGCGG gcaaaaaattaaatga